Part of the Coccinella septempunctata chromosome 3, icCocSept1.1, whole genome shotgun sequence genome is shown below.
agtgactcaggatgggtagcgtaaatcttggatttcataAAAGAGGccagtggagccagatcaggtgatgtgggtggccactcaatatgtcccCTCCTTCCAATCCAGGCGTGAGAAAAATTTTAATCTAAGAACTGAACCAccggttgaacgaaatgaggttgttggaaaatgatcatttgATGGTCTTCCgcattctccaatacttgcacgagggcgggataaatagcgttctccaatagatctaaGTATATTTGGCCAGTTTTATTACCGGGTACAAAAGAGGCCGTTTATatgtgatttccataaatacccgcccaaatttttgggaaagcTGAGTGTGAACCTCACaaaataatcttggattttcatctgaccaataccaACAGTCACGCCGGTGTACAATGCCGTTAaggtaaaatgaacactcgtccgaaaacagatatcgaacatgtagCATGTAGTTTTAATTTCtgttaatcatttcactgaccacttcacagaactggagtcgGCGATCGGCATCATCCTCATTCAGATGTTGAACCAATCGGTtcttataaggatggaattttTATGTTATTCAAGGATTAAGGATTCTCATAATTCTTGTGCGTGAAACGCCAGTTACATCGGATAATTTCCCAATACTAAAAGTCagatctactctgtaatctgtgggtcggatccattgctacataaCCTAAGACAGCTACGTCCCCCGCTTCGTATCTTTCATGCACCCTATTTTTGTTTCCAACTGAGCCAATAGCGTCAATTTTGGCATaccagttgcacaacgtaaacagcggatacattttttccaggATGTCGTTCGTTAAATGAAGCAGAGGCGTTTTTTCTAAGAAATAATTTCATCATTTCCACCCTTCCTTCTACGGTATGCACCATTttacaaatttacaatcgcttcGACACACTTATTGTAACCTGTAACGTTCCTTAATAATTCACGATAGCCTAAGAAGGTAAGTCAAAAACATATGGTTCGTCTTCTTTTCTGaacaaaaaaatacttttttctacaaaaaattaacaacataacTATACTAAACGGAACCTTTTaaatgtgtcggatacgaaAAATTGATATTCATCGATATActgaacaaaaacaaaattcaaaatattcactTCGAAACCATTAAATcccgaaaaattcaaaattgtcaATACTGCGAAAAAGAAATTCTCTTGAAAGcaataaacaaaacaaaaattatttcaccaCCAGCCAAGAATGCACCcctcaaaacaataaaattcccgcgaaaatgaaatttcaatcttcCATATTGATCAACTACTATATCAATCTTCTAAACGTTTCCATCAATTGATTAATCAAATCTTCTACAAATCATTGAACACCGATGCTCTCCACGAATAAAAATTTCCAACTATCTCCCGATTAAAAATTTATTGCTTATAccgattttgaaataaaattctaaTCAACCGCACCGAAGAGTAAATAACGAACTTTTTCCAACTCTACACAACTCCCCCTAATATCTCCGCAGCCTCACCTTAAAGAACATTTCTGTTCGCAACCCTACTTTCGAACTCCTCACGAAGTAACGCAATTATCCTCTTGAagtaaacaaaaatcgacgcaAAATGAAATTATCTTTGGCAATAAAATAACTCAGAGTTGCTTCATCCGAAACtcctcaaattcattgatatacCTAATCGAAACAAAATCCATCATATATTTTCTCGATAAGCCTTAAACCGACCGCAAAAATTCTTAAATTCTCTTTCTCTCAATACTTCTAAAATGACGCCAattgaattattggattttatcTCAACTCGTTCCAGAAACAAACCAAAACTTAAGTTTTGAATTCGGTAATTCTACCCTAGAAAATCAACTaaaatcccaccgctgtcaccagtgtaatAATGCACCCATTGTcttgatcaatggaagagcggctttccgcTGGATAAGGGCCGATAATGTTATGTGTGATGTGTtaatacacaaaattgaaggccctcagaaagaaaaaaatgagTATTCGGctcgtcgcacgaaggacagttTTCACCTCAAATCGCACGATACAAAATTTGTTTCAAGTAAAGCATTAGacatatgttttgtttcgtttttccgacaCCTGAGTCACCTTCCCCAtgcagtcccgtacttgaaatttgaaattaaatgatCTTAATCTCCTCTTCTTATATGATCTATATACATACTCCCAGTTAATGAATGTCAATTGTACCTTCCTCAATGTTTATTCAATAAGCACGAGAAATTTCAGCGATTTCTTTCTGAAAATCGAGTTACTGTAAAAATCGTTTATCGGGCAATTAAGAGCTTCGTGAAACGTGAAACCCATTCTGAGAGTTATCAGAATCCAGACCAAAATTATCAAATTCTGTCAATATTAATGACCGAAGCACGAGAGCCACATCAGGACTTATACAATTTCTTGATCTACGCACGTTGGAAGCGTTGGCGAATACAATGGGCGTGTGTGGAGCGTGTGTTTAATCATTTTCGACATACCTGTAGATGGCCGGCATTTGAACTTGATTTTaaaaaagaattggagagcaaaGTTTGTGCCCCACGTTAACTTTAACGAACGTTTTAGGTGATTTGTCAGACTGATTTATACATTTTAGGCGCCCCCTGGGCCCTAATACTGCAATAATAGTGAAATTAGCAGCAAATAAATATCGCTTCGCAGTATCGTTATCAATACTTATCTATATACAAAAATCATTTTGGTGATATATCCCAACGTGAAAGTAAATCTTTTTCTAGGTTTTGTAGGATAGTGAATTAAAAACCGAATTGAAAATTTGCGTTTATTCAAACATTCAGATCAAATATCAAATGCTATAGAACCTAAAATTTCCTCAATAAACTGTACATTATTATAAGGTAAATTTCTTCACCATTACAAAAATTACATCAGATTCGCAAATCTCTGAATGTAGTATATATTCAAATTGTCTAATATTCCCTTCCTTGGATAAGCCTGGTTTTTGCAATTTGAAAAAACTTCATCTGTATGACAAGTGCCAAATATGTTTCCACCTTTACTATACATTTTGTATATATGTAAATAGTATTTATATTCTGAGTTCATTTGTCtattaaaataatataatatagaaataatattaaatattgcgacacaaaatttcaaaaacattaGCTCAAGATTTCTGCATACAGAGCcatttttcaggaattttatCTGGTTCTTCATTTTCTTCGGGAGCGACGATGAAGGGTATGTGCCAATTATTATTATCGTGTTGCACTATTCGTGTGTATGGACGTgggttctgaaaaaaaaacattgtcaTGAATACACGGCTGTCAACTATGAAATAAAGTTTTCTTTTATGTCACTTAATTTCTTAATTATACAGATACGGTGAGTGCAAAAATAGGCACCGCATGCGCATTTTGTGCCTTCAAGGTCACTAGTAGATCCTGTAAAGATTACCTTAAGGATTAtgaagctgcattcacaatcaattcgcgggccgaagtgcacttcggcacgaaatttaccattcgcaataattttggtaccaaatactcaaatgaatcaaaaatgtaacttatcaaaacataagcatcagcatcatctatagccggcacgaaattccttgccgaagtgatagtttgcaacttgcaagaaattttgtcttgaatttcattgtgaatggtaacggagaacgccatctgctaagcttccgtgccgaagtgcacttcggcccgtgaattgattgtgaatgtagcttaacCTAACAGAATGGCTCATTTCAGCGATTTTATCTGCCATGCGTGACGTCACCGGGCCTACACTCTACACTATTGCAGAACTATGTTTGATTTGCCCCAACCATAAATTAAGtgatgggtctgttctgtggcCCCAACGATTGTAGCCCAAGCAGATCGAACACGCAGTTCACGAACATTTTCGGAGGCCTGATGACGTTAGCAAAAATGTCCAATGTATTGTACAGAGATAGGGACTGAGTCATCCTGTTGGTCTATAATCCTTGGGATCAAAGATTACAGAGTTACTAACTAacactataatctttgcttgggAATAACAAATCACTATTTCGTTTCACATGTATAACTATACACACAAATAATACAGTTAAAGCACGCCGACGCATGATTGTAATGTTGTTATTTTTCACTCAGCTCAAACGAGTACAACATTGCCGCTGACAAaactagaaaaaatatttcataatgaacaaaaagaagaaaacaaaaaaagaacaggaaaatcaatttttcatcaatttttatcCCGCATATTTTAACCGCCGCATCATAGTCATTAAGACaattgaattaattatttttttattattttctattcTCTAAAATTTAAACTCAACTCAACATGTAAAACTGTGACTTATTACTCACTTTGAACAATACTTTTCCATCATTCCTAACATGGGTCACTTGAAACTGTCTTTGTTCCAACCATCTAGTGAACCTTATTTTATTCTTAGGATCTTTCAATGCAAAAAGATGACTTCTCATTAAATCCCTACTAACTAGGATAGCATCTTTTCCACAATGTAGTGCGCAATATAATAAATACGGATCATCAAGGGAAATATTTTGTGTTAGGAATACCAGAGCATTACTAGAGATGAACCTCCATTGCTTTTGTGGCCAAGATTTCATATGTTTCCTCCCAAGAACAATTACTTTTTTGTTTTCCTCAACAAAATGGGAAACAACTTTTGCTAGCTAAAAGGATTTAATTTCTGCCTTGTAAAACATTGAAgaaccaaaatattttatatgactAATTCACACATGGGAGATTTAACTCTTTGTTCAGAAAACAATCCATCTAGTTTCTTCCTCATGATCCTACCGAATATAGGTAGACCATCATCAGCCAATTTAAACACTAGTGCACGATATAAAAAACTGAAGCACTAATGACTTGCTGGATAAACATCCAGTGATGCTTCTTTAATTCTCTCTTGGGTCAGTTGGTcaacatgaaaatttattttgcaAATACTTACTAGTGTTGAATAAACCTCAGGTGATTGCTTTGTTCCAGCAATATATGCCACATTTAGGCCATCTATGACAACATTATAACCTTTTGTAGATTTAAGAAATTCCTGGAATTCAGATAATTCTGCAGGATTGGTTTTATTGAATATATTCTTGCCTATGATGACTTCTTCAAAgaattgttttttcaaattctcgAATTCATCTTCAATCAGTTCCAATTTTTTTAGCTTTTGTCCGCATTTATTACAACATCCGCTATAATGAAGTGAATAACATATTATTCAATCCGAAAAAATACACATGATTATTCCATTTCTCCTGCACACCTGTTTTGATATTTCATAGAATTATTGTATATTATACAAGAGATGAATGAACAAAGTCAAACTATAATTTGTAGTGTGCCGTGTGCCCCAAATTGAATTAAACTGATTTCAACAACAACAGAGAGTACCAAAAATACCCTAGAAGTAAATTCATTATCCTAAAACCATTTTCAATTACCAAATTTTGTTTGAGGAGGAATAAGGTTTGCTGAAAATCACTTCCCCAACTTCATCCCCCCCCCCATCCAAAGCTATATCCTCAAGTTTTGAATGAGGGGATGTGGGTTGAGTGATATATCAAATTTTAGCACTGAAAAGAAATTGACACATCTGCTCCAAATGACCACCTTTTTCATCAACACCCGTCAAGTAACACCTGTCTGCCTGCAAGTTATTTTTTGTTGATACCAGATTGGCTGAACACTAAGGTATAATTTTGAACTTATGCTTAATAATTGAcaatgatcaataatttcttcaGAATCCATCTTTTCCAATCATAGCTTTCAAATAAAAGAGAATTTCGAATAAAGAAATGGTAAATAGTGTGATTAAAGTAAAGGATAGAATATTATAGTCATCTTGTATAATCTACAGAAAGCAGAATTGTTTTGGGTCATACTTACTTATTATTTACTAAGGAATCACTGAATGTaaatcctgaaaaattcaataatttctggagttctaatattgaattttcagataaaatGAAGTTATTTTCATTACATGCCACAAAAAGTTTTTCTAGCTtggtcaaaattttttttcgatctgAAAACTttcttaaattttcaaaatatgctTGGAATATGACATCATAAGGAGttttttgcttggctgaaagTTAAAAAACATCAGCAGTGTCTATAagatcaataaaaatatgatttgaTCTTGAAGGAGTCAAAATATGACTTCTCAGGGATAAAAAGAATAGTAATAACATACCGAACATTTCACTCCAAAGATTCCAAGCAAGTTTTTCATTTCCATTCAAGAATGCTGTTGCAATAATTGCACTGTAACATATAGAACTTGGATCCTCTAATTTTTTAAGGTCATTGAATAAAGTCAGACACAGATTCCAATTTGGAGTAACAGATAACCCCAAGATTGCATTTTCTAAGGAAAGACTGTCTAGAATATTTGAGGTTTTCTTCAGATTGTTGTACCTGCAAAATCCACTCTAATGTTGGTATCAAAGAGGAAACTAGAAAAAGTACAACTAACAATTGAACTATTAACTCTTGCTCACTTGTTGAAAGACTTCCATCTGCATATCGTTTGTGGAAGTATATAATGAATTGCTGATTCATTAAAAACAGATTGAGTTTTTTCTTTGTGTCTTCTTCTAAGAATTTTATATAACTCAGACCATTATTGAACTGTTTGCTTTTGGTGAAATATATGATCAAACTTCTATCAATATCATCAGACCTAAACATCTCTGACTTgctcaaaattttatttttcaagcgATTTACGTCATGTAAATTCTCAATTGCAGCATTGGAGACAAGATTTACCAACGTTTCATCTTGCTTAAGTTTTTCTATTATTCGCGATGTATTTCTTCCATAAAACCGAGAACCTCCCATGCAGAAATGAAAATGTCGTAATTCGATGCATCTCCTTGAAAACATTACTGAATAACTGAATAAAAATtgttaaaattattataataatgaAGTGCTACGTGCATCAGAATAAAgtttgatttttgatttttgtttaggTTATGTTTTGACATGAATCATAGACCCAGTAATaattcattgaactctatgattCCCATAGAGTTACTCTCTTCTTTACTTTACCCTCCTGTAATGGACTTAACGTTTGGTTACTTAGTTTGTAATTTTAATTATTCCACCGGATatgtttattcattttataAATTTGATCCCACCAGATATTCATAAATATCCGTGCCACAATCTATGCCCCTGCCACtccgccatacagagctattttggggagtcttgtgtcttgtatcctcagaatgtggccgcttcatctgagtcgggccctcgttacttgagtctcagttgttgtacaactcgcgcgctgcaagacttctgcattcgaaactttgtggaaccatatctgatgtgcattatctatcttagatgacgttgttgcgtttgttcaagctgtttaatatgtcgcctgtagggcatccagctttcgcttccgtaaagaagcgttgggaggaccactgctttgtaaacacctgtcttggtcttcagattgaggtcatgattttgaaacactctgaccttccagaatgcccgtgatgccgaaaaTTGATATACAGAATGTCTTGCCCAGAATAAGACCGAAATTCCTCAGGCTTCAATCTTCAATTTCTGGTTAATGACCATGCACGCTGATAATTGGTGAATGGACAGAGAAAATTTCGCTCTAGTGGTTTTCTGCCACCTGTGCTGAGCACTCTCCAAAATACAAAACTTAGCGATCTCTAGGCAAGGAAATATAACAGATAGTTCAggctatggagggtagagacccTCCGGGCATACATCAGATGAAAAAGAACATAATACATAATATGGTACACAACAGCGAGGATGTGTTCTCCGTATGGGGT
Proteins encoded:
- the LOC123309607 gene encoding mitochondrial ribonuclease P catalytic subunit isoform X2 yields the protein MFAKQKTPYDVIFQAYFENLRKFSDRKKILTKLEKLFVACNENNFILSENSILELQKLLNFSGFTFSDSLVNNNGCCNKCGQKLKKLELIEDEFENLKKQFFEEVIIGKNIFNKTNPAELSEFQEFLKSTKGYNVVIDGLNVAYIAGTKQSPEVYSTLLAKVVSHFVEENKKVIVLGRKHMKSWPQKQWRFISSNALVFLTQNISLDDPYLLYCALHCGKDAILVSRDLMRSHLFALKDPKNKIRFTRWLEQRQFQVTHVRNDGKVLFKNPRPYTRIVQHDNNNWHIPFIVAPEENEEPDKIPEKWLCMQKS
- the LOC123309607 gene encoding mitochondrial ribonuclease P catalytic subunit isoform X1, which codes for MFSRRCIELRHFHFCMGGSRFYGRNTSRIIEKLKQDETLVNLVSNAAIENLHDVNRLKNKILSKSEMFRSDDIDRSLIIYFTKSKQFNNGLSYIKFLEEDTKKKLNLFLMNQQFIIYFHKRYADGSLSTSEQELIVQLYNNLKKTSNILDSLSLENAILGLSVTPNWNLCLTLFNDLKKLEDPSSICYSAIIATAFLNGNEKLAWNLWSEMFAKQKTPYDVIFQAYFENLRKFSDRKKILTKLEKLFVACNENNFILSENSILELQKLLNFSGFTFSDSLVNNNGCCNKCGQKLKKLELIEDEFENLKKQFFEEVIIGKNIFNKTNPAELSEFQEFLKSTKGYNVVIDGLNVAYIAGTKQSPEVYSTLLAKVVSHFVEENKKVIVLGRKHMKSWPQKQWRFISSNALVFLTQNISLDDPYLLYCALHCGKDAILVSRDLMRSHLFALKDPKNKIRFTRWLEQRQFQVTHVRNDGKVLFKNPRPYTRIVQHDNNNWHIPFIVAPEENEEPDKIPEKWLCMQKS